The Kineococcus rhizosphaerae DNA window GGTGAAGAGGTTGGCGTAGTTGCGCAGCCCGATCCACTCCGGCGCCCCGAGCCCGGCCCAGCTCGTGAGGCTGAGGTACAGCGAGGCGACGATCGGGACGAGCATGAACAGGACGAACAGGACGTAGAACGGGGCGATGAAGGCGTACGGCGCCCGGGTCGCGGTCGTGCTGCGGGGACGGGGTGCTCCGGTGCGCGTGCTCGTCGGCGCCGGGAGGGTCTCCTGAGTGGCCACCGCGATCACCTCCCTGCCTGGTTGGCGAAGTCCTCGGCCGCACCCCGGATCGCCTGAGCCGGCGACTCGTCGCCGCGGTAGGCGCTGACGAGGTGGCCGGACAGGACGTCGTTGAGGATGGACGAGTCGGGGCTCTGGTAGTAGTCCGGGACGTCGTCGACGATGGAGCGGTAGACGTCGATGACCTGCTGGCCGCCGAAGTAGTCGTCGGCGACCTCGAGTTCGGGCGAGTCGAACACCGAGCGCAGGGTCGGCAGGTAGGTCAGCTCCTGGAACCGCCGGACCTGCCCCTCGGGGGTGATCCAGGTCGAGGCGATGAACTCCGCGGCGGCCTCGGTGCCCGACTGGTCGACGGTCGCGGCGAAACCCGTCCCGCCGGCCGCGGCGGTCGCGAACCCGCCGGCCGACCAGGCCGGCAGCGCCCGCAGCCGCCACGCCCCCGCCTGCTCGGGGACGTTGGGTTTGAGACCGAAGGCGGAGTACCAGCTCGCCATCCACATCCCGGCGATCTTCCCCGACTTCAGCCCGGCCTGGACGCTGGCGCCGTAGAAGTCGTTGACCGTGGTGATCCAGCCGTCCTTCAGCCCGTCGACGACGAACTGCAGGGTCTCGACCGCCTCGGGCGAATCGAGGACGAGGTTCTCGTCGGCGTCGAAGAACGCCCCGCCGCGCTGCAGCAGCAGCATCTGGAAA harbors:
- a CDS encoding ABC transporter substrate-binding protein: MSPTGISRRQALKLTGSAVGGAALLAGCGSGLAAPVTSGDVTLDFWTHDEGYETFFRDGIPDADAATDFRYTLDATRAGAQDLVTKLLAQAVAGRGKPDVIGIEIGQFARLQRGDLAERLLYDWTDRVAGLGDDLIAARRAPYTKDGKLYALDSDTPMVVYYQREDLFSQYRLPTDVGSWEELAQVGAQAAQQHGVALGVLAAGSDLGQIVQGFQMLLLQRGGAFFDADENLVLDSPEAVETLQFVVDGLKDGWITTVNDFYGASVQAGLKSGKIAGMWMASWYSAFGLKPNVPEQAGAWRLRALPAWSAGGFATAAAGGTGFAATVDQSGTEAAAEFIASTWITPEGQVRRFQELTYLPTLRSVFDSPELEVADDYFGGQQVIDVYRSIVDDVPDYYQSPDSSILNDVLSGHLVSAYRGDESPAQAIRGAAEDFANQAGR